One part of the Ignavibacteria bacterium genome encodes these proteins:
- a CDS encoding glycosidase, translating to MERNTRDLHNPKLYEINTRVWIKKFNGQEGKAPLESIPEEVWSNLSEKGMDIVWLMGVWKTCPSLIPRCCFKDFLIRNYDKGLRNWKESDVIGSPYALDDYTISPELGREDALINLRKKLNNMGLKLFLDFIPNHFSADSHLLDTNPEIFLQADEDIFGRDSHTYFKPEGKDRIFAHGRDPFFPAWEDTAQVNYFSPEAVEFMTERLLKIAGLCDGVRCDMAMLPLENVFYNTWRGTLSKMGFQKPARKFWKYAIEKVKEKYPDFIFMAEAYWDLEWELQQLGFDYTYDKKLTDRILSGNVPEIKLHLMAEPDYQAKSVRFIENHDEERSYAVMGKHKAQAAAIIISTIQGMRFYFDGQFEGRRIKLPVQLGREQQERPVECIVDFYDKLLTITKSEIFQEGQWKLLDVLPAWSENDTCRNILAWQWTMGEEKRLVVINFSEFHSQSRIKLDVRGYEDHFEITDLLHDMEYWRSAEEVFHTGLFIDLNPWQSHIFSY from the coding sequence ATTGAGAGGAATACAAGAGATTTGCATAATCCTAAACTTTACGAAATAAATACTCGCGTTTGGATTAAAAAGTTTAACGGCCAGGAAGGGAAAGCCCCCTTAGAGAGCATTCCCGAAGAGGTGTGGAGTAACCTTTCCGAAAAGGGAATGGACATAGTATGGCTGATGGGTGTATGGAAAACCTGCCCCTCGTTAATCCCCAGGTGCTGCTTTAAGGATTTTCTCATCCGGAACTACGACAAGGGTCTCAGAAACTGGAAAGAAAGTGACGTCATAGGCTCGCCATATGCACTTGACGATTATACCATAAGCCCTGAACTTGGACGTGAGGACGCCCTCATAAATTTAAGGAAAAAGCTGAACAATATGGGCTTAAAGCTCTTTCTGGACTTTATTCCAAACCACTTCAGCGCAGATTCGCACCTTCTGGACACGAACCCGGAAATTTTCCTGCAGGCCGACGAGGATATTTTCGGGCGCGACAGCCACACCTACTTTAAGCCCGAGGGGAAAGACAGGATATTTGCACACGGGCGCGACCCGTTCTTCCCGGCATGGGAAGATACGGCACAGGTCAACTATTTCAGTCCCGAGGCAGTTGAATTTATGACGGAACGGCTCTTGAAAATTGCCGGCCTGTGCGACGGCGTCCGGTGCGACATGGCAATGCTCCCACTGGAGAATGTTTTCTATAATACCTGGCGCGGCACACTGAGTAAAATGGGGTTTCAAAAACCTGCCCGGAAGTTCTGGAAGTATGCAATTGAAAAAGTAAAGGAAAAGTACCCCGATTTCATCTTTATGGCTGAGGCCTACTGGGATCTTGAATGGGAGCTTCAGCAGCTGGGCTTTGATTATACTTACGATAAGAAGCTCACAGACCGCATTTTGTCGGGAAATGTGCCGGAGATAAAGCTGCACCTTATGGCTGAACCAGATTACCAGGCAAAATCGGTAAGGTTTATTGAAAATCACGATGAAGAACGTTCCTACGCTGTAATGGGCAAGCACAAAGCTCAGGCAGCCGCCATAATTATAAGCACAATTCAGGGAATGAGGTTTTATTTTGACGGCCAGTTTGAAGGCAGAAGAATTAAACTCCCGGTCCAGCTAGGGCGCGAGCAACAGGAGCGCCCGGTAGAGTGCATAGTGGACTTTTACGATAAGCTCCTCACAATTACAAAGTCAGAAATATTCCAGGAAGGCCAATGGAAGCTTCTGGATGTGCTTCCGGCCTGGAGCGAGAACGATACCTGCAGGAATATACTTGCCTGGCAGTGGACCATGGGGGAAGAAAAGCGCCTTGTTGTCATAAACTTCTCTGAATTCCACTCCCAGTCAAGAATAAAGCTGGACGTAAGAGGCTACGAAGATCACTTTGAGATTACGGACCTCCTGCACGACATGGAGTACTGGAGAAGTGCCGAGGAGGTCTTCCACACAGGATTATTTATAGACTTAAATCCGTGGCAGAGCCACATATTCAGCTACTAA
- a CDS encoding DNA primase, which produces MIIPEHKIEEVRSSISIVDVISEFVQLKKRGKNYLGLCPFHQEKTPSFIVSSEKQIYHCFGCHAGGNVFKFLMDYESISFVEAVQEIAKRSGIILDTNENVHTEKQSEMEVLYDINTLAAKFFSGNLLHSPLGEAARKYFAGRKINLQTQRAFGLGYALPEWDGFLRHAKSNNVELEKAQQLGLIDKKDGSNYYDKFRDRIIFPIFSPNGRVIAFGGRIMEKNPNLAKYLNSPESPVYFKRKTLYGLYHSKDEIRKLDKAILVEGYLDLISLFQHGVKNVVASCGTALTEEQAQMLSRYTKNIVVFYDSDPAGVKASLRSIEILLKQNFEVKIAELPDGEDPDSYIHNMGRQAFEEQMKRALNFLEYQTLQYEKKGMFNDPEEQTKALRELVQSASYVNDELKRNLLIKSIAKKFNLREKLLESELEKLKKSSSSPSRVHQASRQAPQDSFQHNNSTQESFPESYFSQGEFSQDDYSPADNFPQSSLPEALRKKQEPAAPEASPVEKEIIGLLFEGEKKIIKYIFNHLTPEDFTEPMSQYLAELVYDTFQSGEDVLPGALIDKIEDEKTKQFVINMSMEKHSISRTWEEINPGDDESQNLIRYARDTIKQFRLFRIDKELKINYNNIKNSADENEILRLMKARNYLLEEKKLIQKEST; this is translated from the coding sequence ATGATAATTCCAGAGCACAAGATAGAGGAAGTCCGTTCCTCTATAAGCATAGTAGACGTAATTTCAGAATTTGTTCAGTTAAAGAAGAGGGGTAAAAACTATCTGGGCCTCTGCCCTTTTCATCAGGAAAAAACCCCGTCCTTTATTGTCAGCAGCGAAAAGCAGATATACCACTGTTTCGGGTGCCATGCCGGCGGCAACGTATTTAAGTTCCTCATGGATTATGAAAGCATCTCCTTCGTCGAAGCCGTGCAGGAGATTGCCAAACGCTCAGGAATTATACTCGATACCAATGAAAATGTCCATACCGAAAAGCAATCGGAAATGGAGGTGCTTTATGACATCAACACCCTGGCGGCAAAGTTTTTCTCCGGTAACCTCCTTCATAGCCCTCTGGGTGAAGCCGCAAGGAAGTACTTTGCGGGAAGAAAGATAAATTTACAGACTCAGCGTGCCTTCGGCCTCGGTTACGCCCTGCCAGAATGGGACGGATTCCTTAGGCATGCAAAGAGCAATAATGTTGAGCTGGAAAAAGCGCAGCAGCTGGGACTTATAGATAAAAAAGACGGGAGCAACTATTACGATAAGTTCCGTGACAGAATAATATTCCCGATATTTTCTCCCAACGGGCGCGTAATAGCATTCGGCGGGCGCATTATGGAGAAAAACCCCAACCTGGCCAAATACCTCAATTCTCCTGAATCCCCCGTTTATTTTAAGAGGAAAACGCTCTACGGGCTCTATCATTCCAAAGACGAGATTAGAAAGCTCGACAAGGCAATCCTGGTGGAAGGCTACCTGGATTTGATCTCCCTTTTCCAGCACGGGGTTAAAAACGTTGTGGCTTCCTGCGGCACGGCCCTTACAGAAGAGCAGGCACAGATGCTCTCACGCTACACGAAAAACATCGTTGTTTTCTACGACTCGGATCCCGCAGGCGTAAAGGCCTCCCTTAGAAGTATTGAAATCCTGCTAAAACAGAATTTTGAGGTCAAAATAGCCGAGCTTCCCGACGGAGAGGATCCCGATTCCTATATTCACAATATGGGGCGTCAGGCTTTTGAAGAGCAAATGAAAAGAGCGCTGAACTTTCTTGAGTACCAGACTCTTCAGTATGAAAAAAAAGGGATGTTCAATGATCCCGAAGAGCAGACAAAAGCCCTCCGGGAGCTCGTTCAGTCGGCTTCTTACGTCAACGACGAGCTGAAGAGAAACCTCCTTATTAAATCCATAGCAAAGAAATTCAACCTGCGTGAAAAACTCCTGGAATCAGAGCTGGAAAAGCTGAAAAAAAGCTCTTCCTCGCCTTCAAGAGTTCATCAGGCCTCAAGGCAGGCTCCGCAGGATAGTTTTCAGCATAATAATTCCACGCAGGAGAGTTTTCCCGAGAGTTATTTTTCACAGGGTGAGTTTTCCCAGGATGATTACTCTCCCGCGGATAATTTCCCTCAGAGCAGCCTGCCGGAGGCCCTAAGGAAAAAGCAGGAACCGGCAGCTCCCGAGGCCTCACCCGTGGAAAAAGAGATCATAGGGCTATTGTTTGAGGGAGAAAAGAAGATAATTAAGTATATTTTTAACCATCTTACACCTGAAGATTTTACCGAACCAATGTCGCAATACCTGGCAGAGCTGGTCTACGACACCTTCCAGAGCGGTGAGGATGTACTTCCGGGCGCCCTGATTGACAAGATTGAGGACGAGAAGACAAAACAGTTCGTAATTAATATGTCCATGGAAAAGCATTCTATAAGCAGAACCTGGGAGGAAATCAACCCTGGGGACGATGAAAGCCAGAACCTCATACGTTACGCCAGGGATACTATAAAACAGTTCCGTCTTTTCAGGATAGATAAAGAACTTAAAATAAATTATAATAACATTAAGAACTCTGCCGATGAAAATGAAATTCTGCGCCTGATGAAAGCCAGGAATTACCTGCTTGAAGAAAAAAAGCTGATTCAGAAAGAAAGCACATAA
- a CDS encoding isoprenylcysteine carboxylmethyltransferase family protein has product MDPINILLGLNLIATLGANMGGAKKGFRSAITVVKERPKTFLQNLPPNVSLIVLVFTIVSIFQIGTLSYGKYPTLNSLRLFGLFFNVAFSWFQVWAYKSMGESYSQDILITKNHELVTKGPFKVVRHPQYLGQILTDLGAALALLSYIVLPLVLFLEVPLLILRAREEDRLLAKHFKEKYDDYRKKTGFLLPFIG; this is encoded by the coding sequence ATGGATCCAATAAATATACTCCTGGGACTGAATTTAATTGCCACTTTAGGGGCAAATATGGGCGGGGCAAAAAAAGGCTTCAGAAGCGCCATTACGGTTGTAAAGGAACGCCCGAAGACATTCCTTCAGAACTTGCCTCCGAACGTTTCGCTCATTGTGCTCGTCTTTACAATCGTCTCAATTTTTCAGATCGGAACGCTTTCTTACGGAAAGTACCCCACGCTTAACTCGCTTCGCCTTTTCGGCCTGTTTTTTAACGTGGCATTCTCATGGTTCCAGGTATGGGCTTATAAGTCGATGGGTGAAAGCTATTCACAGGATATTTTAATTACTAAAAATCATGAGCTCGTAACCAAAGGCCCTTTTAAGGTTGTAAGACACCCGCAGTATCTGGGACAGATACTTACGGACCTGGGGGCAGCCCTTGCACTTCTGAGCTATATTGTTCTGCCGCTGGTGCTTTTTCTGGAGGTCCCCCTTCTTATACTAAGGGCAAGAGAAGAAGACAGGCTGCTTGCTAAACACTTTAAGGAAAAATATGATGACTACAGAAAAAAGACAGGATTTCTGCTTCCTTTTATTGGATAA
- the carB gene encoding carbamoyl-phosphate synthase (glutamine-hydrolyzing) large subunit: MIIKRKANKVLILGSGALQIGQAGEFDYSGSQAIKALKEDGVQTVLINPNIATIQTSEQFADKVYFLPIKSEFVEKIIQKEQPDSILLGFGGQTALNVGVELYEKGILDKYNVKVLGTQVEAIKNTEDRLLFANKVTEIGLKVAKSRTVNSYEETFTAAEEIGYPLMVRIAYALGGLGSGIVKNKEELAEKAKRAFSFTNQILLEESLYGWKEVEYEIVRDRYNNCITICSMENVDPMGIHTGDSIVVAPVQTLSAKENFKLRSIGIKLIRHLGIIGECNIQYALDPNSDDYRIIEVNARLSRSSALASKATGYPLAFIATKLALGYALNEVENIITQETSACFEPALDYITLKFPRWDLQKFSQVSTLLGSEMKSVGEVMSIGRSFEEVLQKAIRMLDVGMNGFVCNEIELGDLDKAIEAPTDKRMFAIARALQEGYSVEKIHELSKITPWFLYKMKNIVEVEKELSKKKLSKVSGDLLRDAKQKGFSDKQIALILKEEELSVRKKRKDLNIIPVVKQIDTLAAEYPAKTNYLYMTYNGQEDDIKTGEKEQIVVLGSGAYRIGSSVEFDWCCVNSVQTLNKLDYRTIMINCNPETVSTDYDICDKLYFEELTFERVLDIYEKENPDGIIVSMGGQIPNNLAVKLHETGVKILGTSPSQIDNAENRHKFSQILDELKVDQPQWSELTDLKEAKEFASRVEYPVLIRPSYVLSGAAMSIVLDEDELEFYLDKASEISKEHPVVISKFITGAREIEADAVADQGEVFCYAISEHVENAGVHSGDATLVLPPQRTYLETMRRVKIITKQIAEALEITGPFNIQFIAKDNDVKVIECNLRASRSFPFVSKVLKINFIDIATKLIMGERVNRIDRSSFDLDYVGVKASQFSFTRLKGSDPVLGVEMSSTGEVACLGDDFNEAFLKSSLSTGHREPKKAVMLSTGTLKDKAELLDSIKMLHERGLKFYATKGTADFLKENGMEAEVLYRPYDNVEPNIVTYLSEGKIDLVINIPKTNEKNELDSDYVIRRKAVDMNVPLITNTQFAKRYIKSLRMYSPATLEIKSWDEYN; the protein is encoded by the coding sequence ATGATTATAAAAAGAAAAGCAAATAAAGTTTTAATTCTAGGCTCCGGGGCCCTTCAGATAGGCCAGGCAGGAGAATTCGATTACTCGGGAAGCCAGGCCATTAAGGCCCTTAAAGAAGACGGCGTACAGACTGTCCTCATAAACCCGAACATAGCAACCATACAGACCTCCGAGCAGTTTGCAGACAAGGTTTATTTCCTTCCGATCAAGTCTGAATTTGTGGAAAAGATCATACAGAAGGAACAGCCCGACAGCATTCTTTTGGGCTTCGGAGGGCAGACGGCCTTAAACGTGGGCGTGGAACTTTATGAAAAAGGGATACTGGATAAGTATAACGTGAAGGTACTGGGAACCCAGGTAGAGGCGATAAAAAATACAGAAGACCGCCTGCTCTTTGCAAACAAGGTAACTGAAATTGGCCTTAAGGTAGCCAAAAGCCGCACCGTAAATTCATATGAGGAGACTTTTACCGCTGCTGAGGAGATCGGATACCCCTTGATGGTCAGAATCGCTTACGCTCTTGGCGGGCTGGGTTCAGGCATAGTAAAAAATAAAGAGGAACTGGCCGAGAAAGCAAAAAGGGCTTTTTCATTCACAAACCAGATACTTTTAGAAGAATCCCTCTACGGCTGGAAGGAAGTTGAATACGAGATTGTACGCGACCGCTACAACAACTGTATTACAATCTGCTCCATGGAAAACGTCGACCCGATGGGTATTCACACCGGAGACAGCATTGTTGTTGCTCCCGTTCAGACGCTTTCGGCCAAGGAGAACTTCAAGCTCCGCTCAATCGGAATTAAGCTCATACGCCACCTTGGAATTATCGGCGAATGCAACATACAGTACGCGCTTGATCCCAATTCGGATGACTACAGAATTATTGAAGTAAATGCCCGCCTCAGCCGCTCAAGCGCCCTGGCCAGCAAGGCAACGGGATACCCCCTGGCATTCATTGCAACAAAGCTTGCATTGGGCTACGCGCTTAATGAGGTTGAAAATATTATTACACAGGAAACAAGCGCATGCTTTGAACCGGCCCTGGACTATATTACGCTTAAATTCCCGAGGTGGGACCTTCAGAAGTTCAGCCAGGTGTCTACACTTTTAGGAAGCGAAATGAAGTCTGTGGGTGAGGTAATGTCCATCGGGCGCAGCTTTGAAGAGGTGCTTCAGAAAGCCATACGCATGCTGGACGTGGGTATGAACGGCTTTGTATGCAACGAAATTGAATTAGGCGACCTGGATAAGGCAATTGAAGCTCCGACAGATAAAAGAATGTTTGCAATTGCACGGGCACTGCAGGAAGGATATTCTGTAGAAAAAATTCATGAGCTTTCAAAGATCACCCCGTGGTTCCTCTACAAGATGAAGAACATTGTGGAGGTTGAAAAGGAACTCTCAAAGAAAAAGCTTTCAAAAGTTTCCGGAGACCTTTTAAGGGATGCCAAGCAGAAAGGCTTCTCTGACAAGCAGATTGCTCTTATATTGAAAGAAGAAGAGCTTTCTGTGCGCAAGAAAAGAAAAGACCTTAACATTATTCCTGTTGTAAAACAGATTGACACTCTTGCAGCAGAATACCCGGCAAAGACAAACTACCTTTATATGACTTATAACGGTCAGGAAGATGACATTAAAACGGGTGAGAAAGAACAGATCGTTGTCCTTGGAAGCGGAGCCTACAGAATCGGCTCCTCGGTTGAGTTCGACTGGTGCTGCGTCAACTCGGTACAGACATTAAACAAGCTCGACTACCGCACAATTATGATAAACTGCAATCCCGAGACTGTAAGCACGGATTATGACATCTGCGACAAGCTTTATTTTGAAGAGCTTACCTTTGAACGCGTGCTCGATATATATGAAAAGGAAAATCCTGATGGCATCATCGTCTCCATGGGAGGCCAGATTCCAAATAACCTTGCAGTAAAACTGCACGAAACGGGAGTTAAGATTCTTGGCACTTCCCCAAGCCAGATCGATAACGCCGAGAACAGGCATAAGTTCTCGCAGATACTGGATGAACTTAAAGTGGATCAGCCGCAGTGGAGTGAGCTTACAGACCTTAAGGAAGCAAAGGAATTTGCCTCAAGAGTAGAATACCCTGTACTCATCAGGCCCAGCTACGTCTTAAGCGGCGCTGCAATGAGTATAGTGCTTGATGAAGATGAGCTTGAGTTCTATCTCGACAAGGCTTCCGAGATCAGCAAAGAGCACCCTGTTGTAATAAGCAAATTCATCACAGGCGCTCGTGAAATTGAAGCCGATGCCGTTGCCGACCAGGGAGAAGTTTTCTGCTACGCAATTTCAGAGCACGTGGAGAATGCCGGTGTGCACTCCGGGGACGCCACACTGGTGCTTCCGCCGCAGAGGACTTACCTTGAAACGATGCGCCGCGTAAAGATAATTACAAAACAGATTGCCGAGGCGCTTGAGATAACGGGACCGTTCAACATTCAGTTCATAGCAAAGGATAACGACGTAAAGGTTATTGAATGCAACCTGAGGGCATCCAGAAGCTTCCCCTTTGTATCCAAAGTGCTGAAAATAAACTTTATAGATATTGCCACAAAGCTCATTATGGGCGAAAGGGTCAACAGAATTGACCGCTCGTCCTTCGATCTGGATTACGTGGGTGTTAAGGCCTCGCAGTTCTCATTTACGCGTCTTAAAGGCTCGGATCCGGTCTTAGGCGTTGAAATGTCCTCGACAGGAGAAGTTGCCTGCCTGGGAGACGACTTTAACGAAGCCTTCTTAAAGAGCTCACTTTCCACCGGGCACCGCGAGCCGAAGAAAGCCGTAATGCTTTCAACCGGAACCTTAAAGGATAAGGCTGAACTTCTTGACAGCATAAAGATGCTCCATGAACGCGGCCTAAAATTCTATGCAACAAAAGGTACGGCTGACTTCCTGAAGGAAAACGGCATGGAGGCCGAAGTGTTATACAGGCCTTATGACAACGTTGAACCGAATATTGTCACCTACCTTTCAGAAGGCAAGATAGACCTAGTTATAAATATCCCGAAGACAAATGAGAAAAACGAGCTTGACAGCGATTACGTCATAAGAAGGAAAGCTGTTGATATGAATGTACCGCTTATAACAAACACGCAGTTTGCAAAGCGCTACATTAAATCTCTAAGAATGTACTCCCCGGCAACCCTTGAAATAAAGAGCTGGGACGAATACAACTGA
- the carA gene encoding glutamine-hydrolyzing carbamoyl-phosphate synthase small subunit yields the protein MKNKVKLVLQDGSEFSGYSFGSLKNATGEVVFNTGMVGYPETMTDPSYRGQILVCTYPLIGNYGVPDDTRENNLLKHFESEQIHVRGLIVSDYSENYSHWNASRSLSDWMCQQDIPGIYGIDTRMLTRKLREKGTMLGKIVTETGEEQDFEDPNQTDLVGEVSVKEPVFYAKSQKKIVVVDCGAKNNIFQAFLKRDISVMRVPYDYDFTREAADGVVISNGPGDPKMCKVTIENTKKEIQSGRPILGICLGSQILALAAGADTYKLKYGHRGHNQPCNEAGTRRCYITSQNHGYAINTETLPEDWREWFNNDNDGTNEGIIHISKPIFGAQFHPEASPGPDDSEFIFDMFVRSLK from the coding sequence ATGAAAAATAAAGTTAAACTTGTACTTCAGGACGGATCGGAATTCAGCGGGTATTCCTTCGGGAGCCTTAAGAATGCCACGGGCGAAGTGGTCTTTAATACCGGTATGGTAGGTTACCCTGAGACCATGACAGATCCCTCCTACCGCGGACAGATTCTCGTCTGCACCTATCCCCTCATAGGCAACTACGGCGTGCCGGATGACACGAGGGAAAACAACCTCTTAAAGCATTTTGAATCTGAACAGATTCACGTAAGGGGACTAATCGTATCCGACTACTCGGAAAACTATTCGCACTGGAACGCCTCGCGCTCACTATCCGACTGGATGTGCCAGCAGGACATTCCCGGCATCTACGGCATAGATACGAGAATGCTCACCAGGAAACTCCGTGAAAAAGGAACCATGCTGGGCAAGATTGTAACTGAAACGGGCGAAGAACAGGATTTTGAGGATCCGAACCAGACAGACCTCGTAGGTGAAGTAAGCGTAAAAGAACCCGTCTTTTATGCAAAAAGCCAGAAGAAAATTGTGGTTGTCGACTGCGGGGCCAAGAACAACATCTTCCAGGCATTCCTCAAAAGGGATATCTCCGTTATGAGGGTGCCTTACGATTATGATTTTACAAGGGAAGCCGCAGACGGCGTGGTGATCTCAAACGGACCGGGAGATCCCAAGATGTGCAAAGTTACAATTGAAAATACAAAGAAAGAAATTCAGAGCGGACGCCCTATCTTAGGCATCTGCCTGGGAAGCCAGATACTTGCCCTTGCAGCAGGAGCCGATACATACAAGCTTAAATACGGCCACCGCGGCCATAACCAGCCCTGCAATGAAGCCGGCACAAGAAGATGCTATATAACGAGCCAGAACCACGGCTACGCAATTAACACAGAGACACTGCCCGAGGACTGGAGAGAATGGTTCAACAACGATAACGACGGCACTAACGAGGGTATTATTCACATTTCCAAACCGATATTCGGCGCCCAGTTCCACCCCGAGGCTTCGCCGGGACCGGATGATTCGGAATTCATTTTTGATATGTTTGTGAGGTCACTTAAATGA
- a CDS encoding response regulator transcription factor, translating into MSEGPVRVLIADDHNLVRGGIVSLLDSIDDIYVVGEADNGRDLINKYTEIHPDVVLTDISMPVMSGIEAVKQITKKDPAAKVLFVSVYEGDEYVYQVLNAGGKGLVHKSIVKGELVLAIKSVYQGDQYFGKGYTESRLDEIVKKYSAANNTETVSREDVQLSPRELEVLRYVCEGLSSAEIGSILGISRKTVETHRGSLMKKLKVSSSSQMIKYAILNKII; encoded by the coding sequence ATGAGTGAAGGACCTGTAAGAGTACTTATTGCAGATGATCACAACCTGGTCAGGGGCGGAATAGTAAGCCTGCTGGACAGCATTGACGATATTTATGTCGTCGGCGAGGCGGATAACGGGCGTGATCTTATTAATAAATACACCGAGATACATCCCGACGTAGTTCTGACGGATATTTCAATGCCTGTAATGTCAGGTATTGAGGCTGTAAAACAGATAACAAAAAAAGATCCTGCAGCAAAAGTACTCTTTGTATCAGTTTATGAGGGTGATGAATATGTCTATCAGGTGCTTAATGCAGGTGGAAAAGGACTTGTGCATAAAAGTATTGTAAAAGGCGAACTGGTGCTCGCCATTAAGTCTGTCTACCAGGGGGACCAGTATTTCGGAAAGGGTTACACCGAAAGCAGGCTGGATGAAATTGTTAAAAAGTATTCTGCAGCAAATAACACAGAAACCGTTAGCCGTGAGGATGTGCAGTTGAGTCCCAGGGAGCTGGAAGTCCTCAGGTATGTCTGTGAAGGCCTTAGCAGTGCTGAAATAGGTTCAATACTCGGTATCAGCAGGAAAACTGTTGAAACGCACAGAGGCAGTCTTATGAAAAAGCTGAAAGTATCGTCTTCCTCCCAGATGATTAAATATGCTATTTTAAATAAGATTATTTAG
- a CDS encoding sensor histidine kinase has translation MKLAFYILQSNIFDEVKEYLKLLQDYRNPVNFSLLITVLVLVILYLTARYVVIPQQRNYSNMEKRLKMQNVRLMALFADLDPDPLLRIDSTGEIIFTNPAANSKGFNEFTGKHISTILPSFHPELKNFIEKNESFLFYEETMGKHYSVQINGIGYLNIAQIYLHDITQLKTQQEELEKSQKELEEFSNHLQNKIEEERQRISRELHDGVGQNLILLRLYLQKRLTDLTGNENSPEYLEISRILGQITNDLKEISHSLKPIILVEIGLIPALITLVDNIKRKSNMQGNINFIDMEERLDSGLETTIFRIVQEALSNIIKYSGAREFNIQLLKKNSSIRLIISDDGIGFDLNKPRNKKGMGIRNMQERAKSHNGTFRITSSPEDGTIIFADFPLGAN, from the coding sequence ATGAAGTTAGCTTTTTACATTTTGCAAAGTAATATTTTTGACGAGGTAAAGGAGTATCTTAAGCTCCTGCAGGATTACCGCAACCCCGTCAACTTTTCACTGCTGATTACAGTCCTGGTGCTGGTAATACTCTATCTTACCGCCCGGTATGTAGTTATACCACAGCAGAGAAATTACTCCAATATGGAAAAAAGGCTGAAGATGCAGAATGTACGCCTTATGGCGCTTTTTGCAGACCTTGACCCCGACCCACTTTTGAGGATTGATTCCACGGGCGAAATAATTTTCACCAATCCCGCGGCAAACAGCAAAGGCTTTAATGAGTTTACCGGAAAACATATAAGCACCATACTTCCATCTTTTCATCCTGAACTGAAAAATTTTATTGAAAAAAATGAAAGCTTCCTGTTCTATGAAGAAACCATGGGAAAACACTACTCCGTCCAGATAAATGGTATTGGCTACTTAAATATCGCACAGATCTATCTGCACGACATCACACAGCTTAAGACTCAGCAGGAGGAGCTGGAAAAATCTCAGAAGGAGCTGGAGGAGTTCTCAAATCACCTGCAGAATAAAATTGAAGAAGAACGCCAAAGGATCTCACGCGAACTGCACGACGGCGTAGGACAGAACCTTATTCTCCTGAGGCTCTATCTTCAGAAAAGACTCACGGACCTTACGGGAAATGAAAATTCACCCGAATACCTGGAAATCTCACGCATATTAGGACAGATTACAAACGACCTGAAGGAAATTTCACATTCCCTGAAACCGATTATACTGGTGGAAATAGGACTTATACCGGCTTTAATAACGCTTGTGGACAACATAAAGCGGAAGAGCAATATGCAGGGAAACATAAACTTTATAGATATGGAAGAAAGGCTGGACTCGGGCCTTGAAACCACGATCTTCAGGATAGTACAGGAAGCCTTAAGTAATATTATCAAATATTCAGGCGCCCGCGAATTTAATATTCAGCTCCTTAAAAAAAACTCTTCAATCCGGCTCATTATTTCCGATGATGGTATAGGGTTTGACCTGAATAAACCCCGCAATAAAAAAGGGATGGGAATCAGGAATATGCAGGAGAGGGCAAAAAGCCACAACGGAACTTTCAGAATAACTTCTTCTCCTGAGGACGGAACAATTATATTTGCGGATTTCCCGCTGGGAGCGAATTGA
- a CDS encoding TIR domain-containing protein produces MVSLYFSYSHKDHLLRDEMEIRLSELKSQGIIDEWFDSRDPACSANNEATNLYFETADIILLLVRPYFVASDSRYNYEMERAMRKHENGEARVIPVILDPGHWQGTPTGETMLELFPGNPEANGDIFREITSAICAAVEEIRGSSLPELKLAGEA; encoded by the coding sequence ATGGTAAGCTTGTATTTTTCTTATTCGCATAAAGACCACCTCCTCAGAGATGAAATGGAAATCCGCCTCTCGGAACTCAAAAGCCAGGGAATTATTGATGAGTGGTTCGACAGCCGCGACCCTGCCTGCAGCGCAAATAATGAAGCAACTAACCTCTACTTTGAAACTGCCGATATAATACTGCTTCTGGTAAGACCTTATTTTGTTGCTTCCGACAGCAGGTACAACTATGAAATGGAAAGAGCCATGAGAAAGCATGAAAACGGCGAGGCCAGGGTGATACCTGTTATTCTGGATCCCGGACACTGGCAGGGGACACCAACCGGTGAAACGATGCTTGAACTGTTCCCCGGAAATCCTGAGGCCAACGGCGACATATTTCGTGAAATAACCTCTGCAATCTGTGCCGCGGTAGAGGAAATTAGAGGCTCGTCACTTCCTGAACTGAAACTCGCAGGAGAGGCTTAA